The following are from one region of the Streptomyces rubrogriseus genome:
- a CDS encoding nucleotidyltransferase domain-containing protein — MPTDALLDRFLAGLTPLDPVAVWAHGSLGAGDYQEGRSDLDLIAVLPRPATARTAWRLGLLHARLRAEPLAGLLHCTYLSPDTVADPDQRHLTWAHQQLFKRTVTPVTRRELHSFGRVLHGESPELLLPPVPDRELHAFVVRDQREFWRPHVRRAELWSQDVWVDLGLITFARATVTLREGRLITKREALDELSAMGAPGEVVKDVTERRYGNRARPAATGEWTARRAELTRSYLGPAIDTLVASYS; from the coding sequence ATGCCGACCGACGCCCTGCTCGACCGTTTCCTCGCCGGCCTCACGCCCCTCGACCCCGTCGCCGTCTGGGCACACGGTTCACTGGGCGCGGGCGACTACCAGGAGGGCCGCAGCGACCTGGACCTGATCGCGGTCCTGCCCCGGCCGGCCACGGCGCGCACGGCCTGGCGGCTCGGCCTGCTCCACGCCCGCCTGCGCGCCGAGCCCCTGGCCGGGCTGCTGCACTGCACCTACCTGTCGCCCGACACGGTCGCCGACCCCGACCAGCGGCATCTGACCTGGGCCCACCAGCAGCTCTTCAAGCGGACCGTCACCCCGGTCACCCGGCGCGAACTCCACAGCTTCGGCCGCGTCCTGCACGGCGAGTCGCCGGAGCTGCTGCTGCCCCCGGTGCCGGACCGGGAACTGCACGCCTTCGTCGTCCGCGACCAGCGGGAATTCTGGCGTCCGCACGTGCGCAGGGCGGAGCTGTGGTCGCAGGACGTCTGGGTCGACCTGGGGCTGATCACCTTCGCCCGCGCCACCGTCACGCTGCGGGAGGGCCGCCTGATCACCAAGCGGGAGGCCCTGGACGAGCTGTCCGCCATGGGCGCGCCCGGCGAGGTCGTCAAGGACGTCACCGAACGGCGTTACGGGAACCGCGCGCGACCCGCGGCCACGGGGGAGTGGACCGCCCGCCGCGCGGAGCTGACCCGGAGCTACCTGGGACCGGCCATCGACACGCTGGTGGCGTCGTACTCCTGA